Part of the Wolbachia endosymbiont of Diaphorina citri genome is shown below.
GAATAGAATATAGCAGTACTTGCACTGCTTGGGTCACTTGAAGGAACTGACTCGTCCAAAACGTGTTGAATACTATCTGCAATCTCATTCATCAGTGCAACCTCTACGAAAATTAAAGGTTCATTTGGTATTTTGTAATGAAAGAAAGCAAAACAGAGATGATCAGAATCTAGTCTGTTTTTTAAGTCACCCCAAGAGGAAATTTTATGTACAGCTTCATATTTTATAAGTTTTTCCAACAATGATGCAGGTGAATCCCAGGTGATTTGATGAAGATCAAGTAGATCAACATCAACCAAAGTACAAAGTATACTTTTTAATTCGTTTTCTAGTGGACTTAGACTTTTATATTGATTCTTCAGCTTGAGTACATCAGAACGCATATCAACAATAAACTTAAGGCCCTCCGGTAAGGAGATAAACTGCTTCAATATTTTAGAGCGTGGAGATTCAAGGACTTTTATTAAGTCTTGTTCAAACTTATAGCTTGACTCAGAATCTTGATTTTTCTTATATACTTTTATTTCTTCATCTATTTTCGTTTTATCCGGATTGAACTTTTCTGCGAGGGTTTGTAAAAATTTTATTTGACCTGCCTCTGATAAACTCAAGTACAAATTACCAAGAGATACGGTGTTCTTACGTGCTGAGACTTCACCCCCCTTTGGGTTTAAGCATTCGTTCATCTTCAAGACTAAACTATCGACATCGCGACTACTACTTAAATCAGGGCCAATATTGCCAACCCATGACCTTACAGCATCTGCTACTTCACCTAATATTTTAAAAAAGCCCTTTGTTGTTTTCTTATCTTCAACTTTTATTATATCAGTTTTTGCTAATGATTCTTTTATCATATTTCCTTTTATCGTGTATCTATCTTAATTTAAAGAAAAATCTTAGTCTACAAAGAAGGCATATACTTTCATGGTACAACTATTTTATAATCTATTTAAAATTTTCGTAAAGAGAGTTAGATTTTTAATTTCATTATTTCTCTTACAAAAGTACTTTTATTATAAAAATGCCCTTTTGCCTCTTTCTTTTCCGGGTAAGGCTGATTTTTTAATTACCTAGTCGAAGTTACTTAATTTTTACACATCTATTGTAAAGTACAAAATCTGACTTTGGAATGAAAATGCTAGCTGATGCTTGGACTTTATTGATACTTACGCTACTTGAAACTATACTTGGTATAGACAATTTAATCTTTATTTCTCTAGCAATAGATAAGGTGCCAAATCTGCTGAGAGAAAGAGCCCGCCTTATAGGTTTTGGCTTGGCACTATTGATGCGTTTTGTAATACTATTTTTTACATCGCATATATTATCAATGCAAAAGCCTATATTTCACTCTGTATCACTAGATATTTCAGTAAAAGATTTACTTATGATTGCAGGAGGGTTATTCCTTATTGTTAAAAGTTCTATAGAGTTGTGGAGCGAAATTTTTGTACATAAGGAGAACAAAACAAAGGCAAACGTTAAATCACAATGTTTTTTAGTTGTGCTACAAATTATATTAATAGATTTAGTTTTTTCTGTTGATTCAATATTAACTGCTATAGCATTAACTCATAATATGATAATTATTGCTATAGCATTTACATTTTCCATATTAGCAATGCTATTTTCATCAAGTTATACCGCTCAGTTAATAAAATCCAGCCCAAGCTTAAAAGTAATTGCCATTCTATTTATTTTACTCATTGGTATATATCTAATACTTGAAGGACTTCACATAGAACTACCAAAAGCATGTTTGTATTCTTCATTCATGTTTGCATTGCTTGTGGAAGCTATAAGCAAAATAAAGACAATGCGGCCTTGAAATTATTTTGCACAAGGCAAAAGTCTAATTTTTATTTCGGTGTGTGACGAACATCTGTACGAACATTTCAATGTCATCCGAGTAGCTGACACTGGTTCTTTTTTTCTGGATTCCAGCGTCACGCGCTGGAATGACATTAAATAGTTTTCCTTAAAATTTGAGTTATGCAAGCAGCCTCTTTGCTGTGATTCGAGTAGCTGAAACTGGAATGAAATTATTGCTACTCCCACTCAATAGTTGCTGGTGGCTTGGAAGTTAAATCATACACAACTCGATTTACTCCGGAAACTTTGTTAACAACTATACTACTGACGTCTTGCAAAAACCTCCAAAATACTAACGAATGTTGATCTTTATTTTCAAATGGAAATGCATCAGCTGTCATGCCATCAGATGAAGTCACAGCCCTTAAAGCGCAAACATATCCGTATGTACGATTATCTCCCATAACTCCCACAGTTTTTACTGGTAACAGTACAGCAAAAGCCTGCCATATTTTATCATACAGATCATAATTTTTCATTGTGTTGATATATATTTCATCTACTTCTTGCAATATTCGTACCTTTTCTTCATCAACCTCACCTATGATCCTCACTGCAAGTCCAGGTCCAGGAAATGGATGTTGAAATATTATCCCATCTGAAAGCCCAATTTCTTTGCCAAGCAGCCTTACTTCATCTTTAAAGAGATAGCGTAAAGGTTCTACTAGTTTCAGATTCATTTTTTCTGGCAACCCACCAACATTGTGATGAGATTTAATTGTACTAGTGTTTCCTGAAGCGTGACCTGATTCAACTACATCAGAGTAAATGGTGCCTTGCATTAAAAAATCCACATCACCTATTTTTTTTGCCTCTTCTTCAAATACTTCGATAAAAGTATTGCCGATAATTTTTCGCTTTTCTTCCGGATCAGTTATTCCCTTTAACCTACTTAAAAACAAGTTTGATTTATCAACGTAATTTATTGGAATTTCTTTTAACATAGCAGTGGTCTGGCTCTTACGCAATAACCCAGTATCGATAAAAATACAGTTTAATTGTTTTCCTATAGCTTTGTGTGTAAGAACTGCTGCAACACTTGAATCAACCCCCCCACTTACTGCAGCAATTACTTTTTTCTCCCCTACTAAGTTTTGAATTTTTTCCTTCTGTTTTTCAATGAATGACTTCATTGTCCAATCTCTCTCACAATTTGCAATATCTAAGAAATTAGAGAGAAGTTTACTACCATTTGTCGTAGGCTTAACTTCAGGATGGAACTGAGTACAGTAAATCTTCCGCTGTTCGTTGGCAATTATTGCGATTGTTTGATTTATTATACCTGAGGCAATAGCAGTAAATCCTTGCGGTATAGTTTCGACACTGTCTGCATGGTTCATTAGCACATCGACTTCGGAATTAACGTCCCAAGTATCCTTTATAATTGGGGATTCTTTTAGTATCTTGATTTTAGTTTTGCCAAATTCCTGATTGAATTCTTTTCTTACCTTTGCCCCGAAATAATGACAAATGAGTTGCTGTCCATAACATATTCCAAGTATAGGAGTGTTTATTGTTTCGTTAAGTTTTATAATTTTATGTGCTACTTCACTTACTTCAGAGCAATTGTCATTTACAGATTGCGGTCCTCCAGAAAAAATAAATCCATTGAATTTTGATACTGTTTCGAAATCGATATTGCTTGGAAATATTTCACAGTAAACGCCCATTTCCCTGATTTGTCTTGCAATAAGCTGTGTAAACTGTGAACCAAAATCAATAACGGCAATTGCTGACAATGTGCTCCTCCATATTATTTAAAGCAATATTTGATAATAAAGAAAACAATAAAGTAAGTAAACTAAGACCTGTTTAAAAACTTTAATGCATGACTAAAGTAACTTAAATTTACCGCAACAGATTTATGATTAAGCTGTCTTAATTATCATTCTGATACTCTCTTCTTATCATAATAGCAACCCCAACATCTTTCCTTAAGTTGATACCATTGCCTGAACGGATACGTTTAATATATATATAAATTCCTATCTTTTATATCTAATAAACCAAGTGTTGGTACGATTGTTGCTTTCAGGAAGATGACGGTTTCTACTGTCTTAGCCAGTTTTTTTGACTTTTGATGCAATAAGTTTTGGTTATCTTTTCTATGCTCTATAAGCCCACCAATTACCATAACTTCGCCGCTCTTAATTTTTAACGTAGAGTGCATTTCTCTGGTTTCAATAATTGGAATGTCACTATTTAATTTCATTTTATTCTGCTGTGCGACATATTCTATATTTGGGTCTTTAGTGTAATCGTTAATTCTTGATAAGGTTGGGTGTATATCCATGAATATTTCATTAGTATCAATGTTAATGCTTGGGTGGATTATTAACACCACACCTATTGGAGTGCTATTCATCTTGGTAATTAATGCATGATTAGAATTTTTGGTATTTTTCTGTATATCGGAAGTAAAATAGATATGGTTTTTAGTAAATGAAATCATTGCTTGCTGATTATTTATAGCATGTACTCTAGGGCTTGAAATTACGGTTGAAGTGCCAAATTTGCCTAAATTTTTTACTAAATCTCCTAAATCACTCACACTAGAGTTAATTGCTAGGTCAATAATAGAGTTACCTTGATTTGTTATAGATTTGGTTTCATTATGCAAATCATTTAAGTTGATACCAGAAAGGTATTTATCGTCTAATAAAACTTCAACTATTTTGGCCTCGATCATTACTTGAGAAGACACCAATTTCTTAACTTTATTAATATATTCTTCAACAGCTTTGTGAATATCTTTTCTAGCATTTAGAATAATGACACCAGCTTCTCTGTTGGATGAAAGAAACTCACCATCATCTACTCCGTTAACATCCATTATTGCATTTAAGCCTTTTTCTAATGAATTCCATAAATCACTACTATATTGAGATTTCATATAGTTTCTATCACCATCACTGTCGGTAATATTGTTACCAATGATAAAACTCCTTTGCGCAGAGTGTTGAATATTGATGAAGTCTACGTAATAATTTTGTGCATATGGCAAATCTTGTTCAATTCTAATTACACCATTATTCATTGAGTAACGCAATTTGGCGCTGTTGGCTATATTCTGAATTACTTCGTTTATGTTCTTATCTTTTAGCTTTAAAGTAATATTACCTGATATTTTGGGATCTATGTCTAAGTTAACGTCAGAAAGTTTTCCTATCTCAATCAGTAAATCCTTTACTGGTACTTTTTCATCAACATTAATCGAAAGAAACTGATTACTGGTTGTAAGATCGGGAAACTCTACCGGTAAAGGTATCATTTCTGGTATTGCTGGTTCGTTATTCTTCAAAGGAGTATTATATTGTTGCAACGAATAATCGTGCTTATAATTGTCTATATTAACAGAATGTTGCTTGTTAGGTAGATGTGTACAAGAAATAATGAAAAGGAGTATTAAACATTTTAAAATAGCCATGAGGGCAGCATATAAATCTATACTAATAGTTTTCTATAAAAATGTTAAAAATGTATTTAATTGTATCCGTTCAGGGGAGTGGTTTAAGAAATGATAGATAGGGGATTGTGAAAAGGGTTTAGCCGCATGGAAGTGGGATGAAAAGAAGCACTGGTTTCACATGCATCTGAACAGACACCATTTTACAGCATTTTAAATTTGTCCTGTGCAATGTTTGTACAGTTGCGATAAAAATTACTTGACAAATTTTGACAGCTTTGTTATTTTGATAGTGAAGATATTCTAGAGCTCCAAATCTATCTTTGTCTGCAGATTTTTCAACTTCATTAATTTATAATCTCTAGTTAAAGTATATTGTATTTATGTATAGATAACTTCTATCATAGCTATATACATTTTTCTGAGTTTTTTTGTATTACTTAGGAGGATCATCATGTTTAAAATCATGGATTACGCATATCATTGACATAAATGCCTTAAAAGGACAGATGGTACCTACGTCCTCTTTATATAGGTTATGTATTTGTTCAGATACGACTAAATTGTGTCTAGTGTAGAAAAAATTAGACAAATTCAGCCTTATATAGAACCAAATTCAACGGAAGTAGAATTATCCTCATTTCCATAATAGTAACGATTTGCTTCTTGCGTATTATTAACAGCAGTTTTTAATAGTACTTCCTTATCACTATTCCATGCAACTTTCTCCATAATTGGAATATAATCCTTACACTTTTGATTGTCTCCACAATCCTTGATTTTACCATCATCATTTAGATAACGCTTCAATGCATCATAGTATACTTTAGTGTTATTACCTTCTTTATCTATCATTTGTCCTAAGGTATTAACAAGTATCAATGGTGCAACTTGTTTTGCTTTTACAACACTTGTTTCACTGGACTCTTTAAAGAGATTAGGACATGCTCCTCTGGAAAAAAAGCTCTTGTTGAATTCTGGATTACTACGGTAAACGTTCGGGTAGCAGAAACTCTTAATCTCTTCTTCTTGACACGCTGACTCTCTTTGATCATCCACACATTTTTCACATTCTATATTACCAAGCCAGGATATTGAATTAAGATCCTCTGTAAAGGCAAATTTAAAATTTACTGCACCATAATTACCATTTGCTCCCTCTTCTATATATTTTGCAATTTTAGAATTGCTGTACATCTCAGGATATAATTCCTTTAGTAAATCAGATGCACTAAAACCTTGACAACCTATCTTATTATCAACTTTATAAAAATGAGAATACGGCCCACAATTTTCATACTTGGAACAATCTGAGGTTACTTTTCGAGATGTAATTTCTCCATTTTCATTCTCTCCTTCATCGGTAACAGGTTCGCCCGTACCACTTTCTTTTTTACATTCTTCAGCTATTTTTTTATACCACTCAGTCTCTGCTTTTGCTCGCTTAACCTCCTCTGCGCATTTCGTAAGTTCCTTTTCTGCGAGTTCAAAAGCTTCTATTACTATTGGAACTGGATTTGTAAATCGCTTCTCAGTCGTAGTTTCACCCTCAGTCATCTCATCTATATCCTCTTTACCATAAAAATGTTTGTTGTTATATAAATAACTATTATTAATTTGGTCACTATAGGTGTTTTTTGACATAGGAACCTCCTCTACAGTCAAAACTGGAATTACATAAAAGTATAAGTATCTACCTGAATATAAAGAAACCACAGTTCAAGAAATCTCAGGTTAACTCAGAAATTATTATAAGCTAAAGTAATTAAAAATTTAATAACTTGCATTACAAATATAGCATAATAACCAATA
Proteins encoded:
- a CDS encoding malonyl-CoA decarboxylase gives rise to the protein MIKESLAKTDIIKVEDKKTTKGFFKILGEVADAVRSWVGNIGPDLSSSRDVDSLVLKMNECLNPKGGEVSARKNTVSLGNLYLSLSEAGQIKFLQTLAEKFNPDKTKIDEEIKVYKKNQDSESSYKFEQDLIKVLESPRSKILKQFISLPEGLKFIVDMRSDVLKLKNQYKSLSPLENELKSILCTLVDVDLLDLHQITWDSPASLLEKLIKYEAVHKISSWGDLKNRLDSDHLCFAFFHYKIPNEPLIFVEVALMNEIADSIQHVLDESVPSSDPSSASTAIFYSISNTQTGLSGISLGNFLIKRVVEKLSQEFKSVKVYATLSPVPGFTKWLKNQDVALLGKLNIKQSGTEILESIKTNIECEKQSLLKLCAHYLLKVKSSGGGAYDPVAHFHLSNGASIKQINWMADTSEKGISQSVGIMVNYLYELPKIDNNHENYMINKVISCSKKVSSMLKE
- a CDS encoding TerC family protein, which produces MLADAWTLLILTLLETILGIDNLIFISLAIDKVPNLLRERARLIGFGLALLMRFVILFFTSHILSMQKPIFHSVSLDISVKDLLMIAGGLFLIVKSSIELWSEIFVHKENKTKANVKSQCFLVVLQIILIDLVFSVDSILTAIALTHNMIIIAIAFTFSILAMLFSSSYTAQLIKSSPSLKVIAILFILLIGIYLILEGLHIELPKACLYSSFMFALLVEAISKIKTMRP
- the guaA gene encoding glutamine-hydrolyzing GMP synthase gives rise to the protein MSAIAVIDFGSQFTQLIARQIREMGVYCEIFPSNIDFETVSKFNGFIFSGGPQSVNDNCSEVSEVAHKIIKLNETINTPILGICYGQQLICHYFGAKVRKEFNQEFGKTKIKILKESPIIKDTWDVNSEVDVLMNHADSVETIPQGFTAIASGIINQTIAIIANEQRKIYCTQFHPEVKPTTNGSKLLSNFLDIANCERDWTMKSFIEKQKEKIQNLVGEKKVIAAVSGGVDSSVAAVLTHKAIGKQLNCIFIDTGLLRKSQTTAMLKEIPINYVDKSNLFLSRLKGITDPEEKRKIIGNTFIEVFEEEAKKIGDVDFLMQGTIYSDVVESGHASGNTSTIKSHHNVGGLPEKMNLKLVEPLRYLFKDEVRLLGKEIGLSDGIIFQHPFPGPGLAVRIIGEVDEEKVRILQEVDEIYINTMKNYDLYDKIWQAFAVLLPVKTVGVMGDNRTYGYVCALRAVTSSDGMTADAFPFENKDQHSLVFWRFLQDVSSIVVNKVSGVNRVVYDLTSKPPATIEWE
- a CDS encoding type II secretion system protein GspD: MAILKCLILLFIISCTHLPNKQHSVNIDNYKHDYSLQQYNTPLKNNEPAIPEMIPLPVEFPDLTTSNQFLSINVDEKVPVKDLLIEIGKLSDVNLDIDPKISGNITLKLKDKNINEVIQNIANSAKLRYSMNNGVIRIEQDLPYAQNYYVDFINIQHSAQRSFIIGNNITDSDGDRNYMKSQYSSDLWNSLEKGLNAIMDVNGVDDGEFLSSNREAGVIILNARKDIHKAVEEYINKVKKLVSSQVMIEAKIVEVLLDDKYLSGINLNDLHNETKSITNQGNSIIDLAINSSVSDLGDLVKNLGKFGTSTVISSPRVHAINNQQAMISFTKNHIYFTSDIQKNTKNSNHALITKMNSTPIGVVLIIHPSINIDTNEIFMDIHPTLSRINDYTKDPNIEYVAQQNKMKLNSDIPIIETREMHSTLKIKSGEVMVIGGLIEHRKDNQNLLHQKSKKLAKTVETVIFLKATIVPTLGLLDIKDRNLYIY